In one window of Kosmotoga pacifica DNA:
- the folP gene encoding dihydropteroate synthase, whose product MKLLARGRVLEREVAVMGIVNVTPDSFFAGSRASKVDEAIDRALKMYAAGADIVDIGGESSRPGADPVPVEEEIARVVPVIVELKRKEPELFISVDTYHVETAEASLEAGADIINDITGLRDNRMLELASQYGSAVVIMHMKGSPKTMQDSPYYENVVDEVNSFLLDRVRTAIGKGLDPLSIVLDPGIGFGKRFEDNIELLKSVDIFKASGFPVLIGHSRKSFIGKILDLPPEGRLEGTLAVTAFCYLKGVDILRVHDVEENVRLLKTLKWLK is encoded by the coding sequence ATGAAGCTTCTTGCTAGAGGAAGAGTACTTGAAAGAGAAGTTGCTGTAATGGGGATAGTTAATGTAACGCCCGATTCTTTTTTCGCTGGTAGTCGTGCCTCGAAGGTTGATGAAGCCATTGATCGAGCCCTTAAAATGTATGCTGCAGGGGCGGATATAGTCGATATTGGTGGTGAGTCCTCAAGACCCGGAGCTGACCCTGTTCCGGTCGAAGAAGAGATTGCCAGAGTAGTACCGGTTATTGTTGAACTCAAGAGAAAGGAACCAGAACTTTTCATTTCTGTCGATACCTACCATGTAGAAACGGCTGAAGCTTCACTGGAGGCCGGAGCTGATATAATAAATGATATCACGGGTCTTAGGGACAATCGGATGCTTGAGCTGGCTTCTCAATACGGTTCAGCGGTCGTGATCATGCACATGAAAGGTTCTCCAAAGACGATGCAGGACTCTCCATATTATGAAAATGTTGTGGACGAGGTAAATTCTTTTCTGTTAGATAGGGTGAGGACCGCAATAGGGAAGGGTCTGGATCCTCTAAGTATCGTGCTAGACCCGGGGATAGGTTTCGGCAAACGCTTTGAAGACAACATCGAGCTCCTTAAAAGTGTTGATATATTCAAAGCCTCAGGTTTTCCGGTTTTGATCGGGCATTCACGGAAGAGTTTCATTGGAAAGATTCTCGATCTCCCACCTGAGGGACGTCTCGAAGGAACTCTTGCGGTCACAGCTTTTTGTTATCTCAAAGGAGTCGATATTTTAAGGGTTCATGATGTGGAAGAAAACGTTCGTCTGTTAAAAACACTGAAGTGGCTTAAATGA
- a CDS encoding deoxyribonuclease IV — translation MVKIGAHMSTSKGYHRVPFETLEIGGNTFQIFPHSPSMWKAKLPEEKKVELLKEAMANTGLNPGDVLVHSGYLINLASPKKEVREKSIELLKQEVRIVEMLGLKYLNFHPGSHLGTGLDTGIDRIASGIDEVLSTVENSEIILLLENVAPKGGNIGSTFEELKLIIERTSYSDQIGITYDTCHGFDSGYDICSRNAVEKLLIEIDHWLGLERLKMIHLNDSKYPLGAAKDRHERIGEGYIGYEGFTAFLSNDEILKRPLLLETPGGNAEHAEDIQRVKKILGIERDVDE, via the coding sequence ATGGTGAAGATAGGTGCCCATATGAGCACTTCAAAAGGTTATCACCGCGTCCCATTTGAGACACTGGAAATCGGTGGAAACACGTTTCAAATATTTCCCCACAGTCCCTCAATGTGGAAAGCTAAGCTACCCGAAGAGAAGAAAGTAGAGCTACTCAAAGAAGCGATGGCTAATACCGGCCTGAACCCTGGGGATGTTTTGGTACATTCGGGGTATCTGATAAACCTGGCAAGTCCCAAAAAAGAGGTCAGGGAAAAATCTATAGAATTGCTGAAACAAGAAGTAAGGATTGTAGAAATGCTGGGGTTAAAATACTTGAACTTTCACCCCGGAAGCCATTTGGGAACAGGTCTTGATACCGGGATTGATCGGATCGCAAGTGGAATAGATGAAGTTCTTTCGACTGTTGAAAATTCAGAGATAATTCTCCTCTTAGAAAACGTCGCTCCGAAGGGGGGCAACATCGGTAGTACATTTGAAGAGCTTAAGTTGATAATCGAAAGGACTTCTTATTCCGACCAGATTGGGATAACATATGATACCTGCCATGGTTTTGACAGTGGTTATGACATTTGCAGTCGAAATGCGGTAGAAAAACTCCTTATTGAAATAGACCACTGGCTGGGTCTTGAGAGACTGAAAATGATACATCTTAATGATTCGAAGTACCCACTTGGAGCTGCGAAAGACAGGCACGAAAGGATCGGAGAAGGTTACATCGGTTATGAAGGTTTCACGGCTTTCCTTTCCAATGATGAAATCCTGAAAAGGCCCCTCCTTCTTGAAACACCTGGAGGGAATGCAGAACATGCTGAAGATATACAGCGGGTAAAGAAAATCCTTGGAATAGAGAGGGATGTAGATGAGTAG
- a CDS encoding class I SAM-dependent methyltransferase, giving the protein MKYIVTTSHKPSAELIARANKLAEEYGVPYISRRKLVEQLKEGKLDIDFYYVLDRNEQLCIIYDEHKFFFHPSMAKLRLKNYREGQRDHLIENLKLEGNEEILDTTFGLGSEALLMAYFLETGRIVGLEASLHVYRVVNHGLKHYPFQYQWMRDAVSKITLLNQDLRNFLRNCADEAFDIIYCDPMFEVPQYSSSSLNPLRPFAIYDPITLHDVREMIRVAKKRVVLKSRVTDTLFEELEKHIEFSNISGSKSSGVIYGVIEKL; this is encoded by the coding sequence ATGAAGTACATAGTCACTACGTCACATAAACCCTCAGCGGAGCTTATAGCGAGAGCGAATAAACTGGCTGAAGAATATGGAGTGCCTTACATTTCAAGGCGCAAGTTAGTGGAACAGCTCAAAGAAGGTAAGCTGGATATTGACTTTTATTACGTGCTTGACAGAAACGAACAGCTGTGTATCATTTATGACGAACATAAATTCTTTTTTCACCCGTCGATGGCTAAGTTGCGACTGAAGAATTATCGCGAAGGGCAACGTGACCATCTGATTGAAAATTTGAAACTCGAGGGAAACGAAGAGATACTTGACACAACATTTGGACTTGGTAGTGAAGCCTTGCTGATGGCTTACTTTTTGGAGACTGGAAGAATTGTAGGGCTTGAAGCTTCTCTTCATGTGTATAGAGTAGTAAATCACGGGCTGAAACACTATCCCTTTCAGTATCAATGGATGCGAGATGCCGTTTCGAAAATAACACTACTTAATCAGGATCTCAGGAATTTTCTCAGGAATTGCGCTGACGAAGCTTTCGACATCATTTATTGTGATCCAATGTTCGAAGTGCCCCAGTACAGTTCGAGCTCTCTCAATCCATTGAGACCATTCGCTATTTACGATCCTATCACTTTGCATGATGTCCGGGAAATGATCAGAGTTGCAAAGAAGAGAGTAGTGTTGAAATCGAGGGTCACCGACACCCTCTTCGAGGAACTTGAAAAGCATATCGAATTCTCGAATATCAGTGGCAGCAAAAGTAGCGGAGTGATATACGGAGTAATCGAAAAGCTATGA
- a CDS encoding CTP synthase, translating to MSRKYVVVTGGVLSGIGKGIISASIARVLKESGIQINALKIDPYLNVDAGTMNPNQHGEVFVTEDGYEADLDLGHYERFLGIDVRRTNNMTAGQIYKAVIDKEREGRYLGGTVQMVPHVTGEIKDRILSVEGQVVMIEIGGTVGDIEGEIFLEAVRELAFELGRENFFFVHVTYVPYLKATNEFKTKPSQQSIQLLRRIGIHPDMIAVRSESPVTNNDLKKVALFGGVPQDMVFNLPDMNNVYEVPYRLYTLGIHEKIAKALNLSISGEFHWDFPRSFSPLKIGIVGKYLGTDDAYKSLIESIVLCGAEKPEVLDAQTLEEMTDEELGYMISTYDGIIIPGGFGKRGIEGKIRAIKYAREHNVPIIGICLGMQLMVIEFARNVAGFKGANSTEFDPETPYPVIDLMEAQKKILHLGGTMRLGAQETPVFKNTRLYNIYGQEMISERHRHRYEVNYDAFKELFALPDEEVTNRKLVISAKADFVEAVELREHPFFIGVQYHPELKSKVGKPHPLFRAFVDSLKK from the coding sequence ATGAGTAGAAAGTATGTTGTGGTCACCGGTGGCGTATTGAGTGGTATCGGTAAAGGGATCATTTCCGCTTCTATAGCAAGGGTTCTTAAGGAGAGTGGGATACAGATAAATGCATTGAAGATAGATCCCTACCTGAATGTAGATGCCGGTACGATGAACCCTAATCAACACGGGGAGGTCTTTGTTACTGAAGACGGTTATGAAGCTGACCTTGACCTGGGCCACTACGAAAGGTTCCTTGGTATCGACGTAAGACGTACCAACAACATGACAGCAGGTCAGATATATAAGGCTGTCATTGACAAAGAAAGGGAAGGACGCTATCTCGGAGGCACCGTCCAGATGGTCCCACATGTCACCGGGGAAATCAAAGATAGGATCCTTTCTGTTGAAGGACAGGTGGTAATGATCGAAATAGGGGGAACCGTAGGGGATATTGAAGGCGAGATTTTTCTCGAAGCCGTTAGAGAACTAGCGTTTGAATTGGGCAGGGAAAACTTTTTCTTTGTCCATGTGACTTACGTACCTTACCTTAAAGCGACAAACGAATTCAAAACAAAACCCTCTCAACAGTCGATACAGCTTCTCAGACGAATAGGTATTCATCCGGATATGATCGCGGTTCGCTCCGAATCCCCCGTTACGAACAACGATCTGAAAAAGGTGGCTCTTTTCGGTGGTGTTCCACAGGACATGGTATTCAACTTACCCGATATGAACAACGTGTACGAAGTACCTTATAGACTCTATACTCTCGGTATTCACGAAAAAATCGCTAAAGCTCTCAACCTCTCCATTTCTGGTGAATTTCACTGGGATTTCCCAAGAAGTTTCAGCCCTTTGAAGATAGGTATAGTTGGAAAATACCTTGGCACGGACGATGCATACAAAAGCCTCATTGAAAGCATTGTTTTGTGCGGTGCAGAAAAGCCCGAGGTTCTGGATGCTCAAACCCTGGAGGAGATGACCGATGAAGAGCTTGGCTACATGATTTCGACCTACGATGGCATCATAATACCCGGAGGATTTGGCAAGCGAGGAATAGAGGGTAAAATACGGGCAATTAAGTATGCCAGGGAGCACAACGTTCCCATAATTGGCATTTGTTTGGGAATGCAATTGATGGTGATAGAGTTCGCCAGAAACGTCGCAGGGTTCAAAGGGGCTAATTCAACTGAATTCGATCCGGAAACACCGTACCCGGTGATAGATCTCATGGAAGCACAGAAAAAGATACTCCATCTCGGCGGTACCATGAGACTTGGAGCACAAGAAACGCCCGTGTTTAAAAATACTAGACTGTATAATATATATGGACAAGAAATGATTTCCGAAAGACATAGACACAGATATGAAGTTAATTACGATGCTTTCAAGGAACTTTTTGCACTTCCAGATGAAGAGGTTACGAATCGCAAGCTCGTGATATCGGCAAAGGCCGATTTTGTTGAGGCAGTTGAGTTGCGTGAACATCCATTCTTCATAGGTGTTCAATACCATCCCGAGCTGAAATCCAAAGTAGGAAAGCCCCACCCGTTGTTCAGGGCTTTTGTGGATTCGCTCAAGAAGTAA
- the speE gene encoding polyamine aminopropyltransferase: protein MADIPERELRTMNHLMYMEYYTGGNAGIFMKMKRLLHSYQSPYQRIDIFEHPDFGMVFSLDGITMMTEVDEFMYHEMLVHVPLFMHPDPKKVLIIGGGDGGSLREVLRHPSVEEAILCEIDPYVIDAARKYLPTSVKFDDPRAKIVNENGAEYIKQFNDYFDAIIIDSTDPTAGEGGHLFTKEFYQNCYKALREDGVFSAETEDPFYDKGWVAIAYNRISSVFPITKLYMGFMTTYPSGMWSYTYASKKYHPVDDYDPERAKPFEGELKYYNPEVHRASFALPNFVKEIIGEK, encoded by the coding sequence ATGGCAGATATACCTGAAAGAGAATTGCGGACAATGAATCACCTGATGTACATGGAATACTATACAGGCGGTAACGCGGGAATCTTCATGAAGATGAAGAGATTGCTTCATTCTTACCAGAGTCCATATCAGAGAATTGATATCTTTGAGCACCCGGATTTTGGGATGGTTTTCTCGTTGGATGGGATCACTATGATGACAGAAGTTGACGAATTCATGTACCATGAAATGCTTGTACACGTTCCCCTTTTCATGCACCCTGATCCTAAAAAAGTCCTCATAATAGGTGGAGGCGACGGCGGAAGTCTGAGAGAAGTTTTAAGGCATCCCAGCGTTGAGGAAGCTATATTGTGTGAAATCGACCCTTACGTGATCGATGCCGCGAGGAAGTACCTTCCCACATCGGTGAAATTCGATGATCCACGAGCCAAGATCGTAAATGAAAACGGTGCGGAATACATTAAGCAGTTCAATGATTATTTCGATGCGATAATAATCGATTCTACCGATCCCACCGCCGGTGAAGGCGGTCACCTGTTCACTAAAGAGTTCTATCAGAATTGCTACAAAGCCCTTAGAGAAGACGGGGTTTTTTCAGCAGAGACTGAAGATCCCTTTTACGATAAAGGCTGGGTAGCTATCGCATACAATAGAATATCTTCTGTCTTCCCTATTACCAAGCTCTATATGGGTTTCATGACAACCTATCCTTCGGGAATGTGGAGCTACACGTATGCATCGAAGAAGTATCACCCGGTCGATGACTACGATCCCGAAAGAGCAAAACCCTTTGAAGGAGAATTAAAATACTATAACCCGGAGGTTCACAGGGCCTCGTTCGCTCTTCCAAATTTTGTGAAAGAAATCATAGGGGAGAAGTGA
- the lepA gene encoding translation elongation factor 4: protein MHKRDLIRNISIIAHIDHGKTTLVDRILECTGTIEKRKMKEQYLDTMDIERERGITIKATPVKVLYKASDGLEYEINIIDTPGHVDFSYEVSRSLAACEGAILLVDASQGVEAQTFANTYLALENDLEIIPVVNKVDLPNANIEETVAELEDLIGFTADDCIYASGKTGQGIPEILEAIVHNIPAPSGDINAPLKALIFDAEYDKYRGVVIHARIVDGEVTVGDKIKMFSTGEEFEVTEVGIFTPELVPTDTLSAGEVGYIIAGIKDVDSAKVGDTITSAANPVTTPLPGFKEIKPMVYAGLFPGLPEYYEELRKAIEKLKLNDAALSFKPENSPALGFGFRVGFLGLLHMEVVRERLEREFEIACILTAPNVVYKVKLRNGDTVDITNPAKFPDDSQIEEVQEPFVTLNIITPSEYMGSLIGFITSEKRGEFKEVENAGKNRVVLKFDAPLAEIMFDFFDKLKAISRGYASMDYEIIGYRPSDVVKVTILVNRETVDALSFIVHRSKEYTVARRVVEKLKDLIPQHQFQIPIQAKAGGRIIARSDIKALRKDVLAKCYGGDITRKMKLLEKQREGKKRMREIGKVNIPQTAFLALMKIGEDEEK from the coding sequence ATGCATAAGAGAGACTTGATCAGAAACATTTCTATAATTGCGCACATAGATCATGGGAAAACAACACTGGTGGACAGGATTTTAGAATGTACCGGCACTATTGAAAAGCGCAAGATGAAAGAACAGTATCTAGACACAATGGATATAGAGCGTGAACGCGGTATAACCATAAAGGCTACCCCTGTGAAGGTATTGTACAAGGCCAGTGATGGGCTCGAATACGAGATAAACATCATAGATACACCGGGACATGTCGATTTTTCTTACGAAGTATCACGTAGTCTGGCTGCCTGCGAAGGGGCTATCCTTCTTGTCGATGCAAGTCAGGGTGTGGAAGCGCAGACCTTTGCGAATACTTATCTTGCCCTCGAAAACGATCTGGAAATAATCCCTGTGGTCAATAAAGTGGACTTACCCAATGCCAATATCGAGGAAACCGTCGCGGAACTGGAAGACCTGATTGGTTTCACAGCGGACGACTGCATCTACGCGAGTGGAAAAACAGGTCAGGGAATTCCAGAAATTCTCGAAGCTATAGTACATAACATTCCAGCGCCATCAGGCGATATAAACGCCCCTCTAAAAGCTCTGATATTCGATGCAGAATACGATAAGTATCGGGGTGTCGTCATACATGCCAGAATAGTGGATGGGGAAGTCACTGTGGGGGACAAAATCAAGATGTTTAGTACAGGGGAGGAATTTGAAGTTACCGAGGTGGGTATTTTCACCCCTGAACTTGTTCCAACGGATACCCTGAGTGCGGGTGAGGTTGGATACATAATTGCGGGAATAAAAGACGTGGACAGTGCTAAAGTCGGTGACACGATAACCTCCGCAGCAAATCCCGTGACCACCCCGTTGCCTGGGTTCAAAGAAATAAAGCCTATGGTTTACGCAGGTCTGTTCCCGGGTTTGCCCGAATATTATGAAGAATTACGAAAAGCAATAGAAAAGTTGAAGTTAAACGATGCTGCTCTCTCCTTCAAACCGGAAAACTCTCCTGCTCTCGGGTTTGGGTTCAGAGTGGGGTTTCTCGGATTGCTTCATATGGAGGTCGTGAGAGAAAGGCTGGAACGCGAATTTGAAATAGCCTGTATCCTGACTGCTCCCAATGTTGTCTACAAGGTGAAATTGAGAAACGGTGATACAGTGGATATCACTAATCCGGCGAAGTTTCCTGACGACTCCCAGATCGAAGAAGTTCAGGAACCTTTCGTGACTTTGAACATAATAACGCCATCTGAATATATGGGTAGCCTCATTGGATTCATCACTTCTGAAAAGCGAGGAGAATTCAAGGAAGTTGAAAATGCCGGTAAAAATAGGGTAGTTCTCAAATTTGATGCACCCCTTGCTGAAATAATGTTTGACTTTTTCGACAAACTCAAAGCAATTTCCAGAGGTTATGCCTCTATGGATTACGAGATCATAGGTTACAGACCATCTGATGTCGTGAAGGTCACCATTCTCGTCAACAGAGAAACGGTGGATGCACTCTCTTTTATCGTACATAGGAGTAAGGAATACACCGTTGCACGGCGGGTGGTCGAAAAGCTTAAGGATCTCATTCCCCAGCATCAATTTCAGATTCCAATTCAGGCTAAAGCAGGTGGCAGGATAATAGCACGAAGTGACATAAAAGCATTGAGGAAAGACGTTCTCGCTAAGTGTTATGGTGGTGACATCACCCGAAAGATGAAACTTCTCGAGAAGCAACGTGAAGGAAAGAAAAGAATGCGGGAGATCGGAAAAGTAAACATACCTCAGACTGCTTTCCTGGCGCTCATGAAAATCGGTGAAGACGAAGAAAAATAG
- a CDS encoding carbohydrate ABC transporter permease, protein MKNTSSKTLMQVFIYLLVIGGALMMLLPFAWMVDTSFKASSEVSSWPPKWTTKNALTSVEFKTKIRYQSSGTGIDLSSLSLEEFKNFASLVGNKAGEDTLIVMLDDDFIRRGKITLGLLNESGEPADFAKEIDSGEFKRLSNTVESHLANYPSSYAKKLEAIPHDDVAGFFDGFLNIAEFSDDGFARRVVMITALQSSAQVTTKKGKILITSSFKILPTDSENTKELKEGIINRALEIFQPVEEELTRFATELSAYRTGEKRIPSIEEVLEITARIESLIKAFDDKKTEMIKTLSEMVPDKDRFLQMMLQRFSANIGKTMDELKQWKELLSDYVEVKKFYINAQKSILPDAYIVGKIRTDAEVHTLLMEAIDNWNIPIEIKTYLKSRITEKNVRDALRILISYLDSNFKADLRKYFGESTNEVFDKITEAINLIKTATIIATDESFTESVNSFMNSDFNYQDLKEIMRTAGSKSGQSALFNAVLAYLDRYAGRIEENVFSSLIKRRWVETGWIGAFSRMHSDIFSELDLLEKPPQVSKVFYRGRMTKSGSKSFEIKFNDISAVWFKDDMVYGRAEFNFMESFANFWQNYVDAWNAAPFGRYYLNTVFVAIMTTFLEIIFAAMAAFAFAKMEFFGKNFMFTLFLATMMVPGEVLLVPNFITLTVFGWIDTYYALIVPWVVSVFAIFLLRQHFMTIPDELYDAAKIDGLSKWSFLWKIMVPLSKPAVITGALLKFVGSWNSFLWVLIVTKSPEYRTLPVGLQNFSSATGTEYNLLMAAATFSIVPVVMLFLFTQKYFIAGIARSGLK, encoded by the coding sequence ATGAAAAACACTTCATCGAAGACTTTAATGCAGGTCTTTATATATTTGTTGGTTATTGGCGGAGCTCTTATGATGTTGCTCCCTTTCGCCTGGATGGTTGATACCTCTTTCAAAGCTTCCAGCGAAGTATCGAGCTGGCCGCCCAAATGGACAACCAAGAACGCCCTTACAAGTGTGGAGTTCAAGACAAAGATACGATATCAATCCAGCGGAACTGGTATAGATCTCTCTTCCCTCAGTCTTGAAGAATTCAAGAACTTTGCTTCACTCGTTGGTAATAAAGCTGGTGAAGACACCCTTATTGTAATGCTGGACGATGATTTCATACGAAGAGGCAAGATCACCCTTGGACTATTGAATGAGAGCGGAGAGCCCGCTGATTTCGCAAAGGAGATTGACTCCGGCGAATTCAAACGCCTTTCGAATACCGTGGAATCCCATCTTGCAAACTATCCATCGAGCTATGCTAAGAAGCTGGAAGCGATCCCTCATGATGATGTGGCTGGCTTTTTCGACGGGTTCTTGAACATTGCGGAATTCAGTGATGATGGTTTCGCGAGAAGAGTTGTTATGATAACAGCTCTGCAATCCTCTGCGCAGGTAACAACGAAGAAGGGAAAGATCCTAATCACCTCTTCTTTCAAAATTCTCCCCACCGATTCTGAGAATACGAAAGAACTGAAGGAAGGTATCATAAACAGAGCACTGGAAATCTTTCAGCCAGTGGAGGAAGAACTTACTAGGTTCGCAACTGAACTTTCTGCTTACCGTACAGGGGAAAAGAGGATTCCTTCGATTGAAGAAGTTCTAGAAATCACTGCCAGAATCGAATCGCTCATAAAAGCCTTTGATGATAAGAAGACCGAAATGATAAAGACGCTAAGTGAGATGGTTCCCGACAAGGACAGGTTCCTTCAGATGATGTTGCAACGCTTCTCTGCTAACATCGGCAAAACAATGGACGAGCTGAAGCAGTGGAAGGAATTACTTAGTGATTACGTTGAAGTTAAGAAGTTCTATATAAATGCTCAAAAGAGCATATTACCAGATGCCTACATCGTGGGGAAAATCAGAACGGATGCCGAAGTCCACACTCTTCTCATGGAAGCTATCGATAACTGGAATATTCCGATTGAGATAAAGACATATCTGAAATCAAGGATCACCGAAAAGAATGTAAGGGATGCGTTGAGAATATTGATTTCATATCTTGATAGCAATTTTAAAGCTGATTTGAGGAAATACTTCGGCGAATCCACTAATGAGGTTTTTGATAAGATAACAGAAGCGATAAATCTCATAAAGACTGCTACTATTATCGCGACAGACGAAAGTTTCACCGAATCCGTGAACAGTTTCATGAATAGTGATTTCAACTATCAGGATTTAAAGGAAATAATGAGAACAGCGGGAAGTAAGAGCGGTCAGAGTGCCCTTTTCAATGCAGTTCTAGCTTATCTTGACAGATACGCCGGGCGGATAGAGGAGAACGTATTCTCTTCACTGATTAAAAGAAGATGGGTTGAAACCGGTTGGATTGGGGCTTTTTCAAGGATGCATTCGGATATTTTCAGTGAACTCGACTTGCTTGAAAAGCCCCCGCAAGTGTCGAAGGTCTTCTACCGGGGAAGAATGACGAAATCCGGAAGCAAGTCTTTTGAAATAAAGTTCAACGATATTTCTGCTGTTTGGTTTAAAGATGATATGGTCTATGGCAGGGCGGAGTTCAACTTTATGGAGTCATTCGCCAACTTCTGGCAAAATTACGTGGATGCCTGGAATGCAGCTCCTTTTGGACGTTATTATTTAAACACGGTCTTCGTCGCAATAATGACAACGTTCCTCGAGATAATATTTGCTGCAATGGCTGCCTTTGCTTTTGCTAAGATGGAGTTCTTCGGTAAAAACTTCATGTTTACACTCTTTCTGGCAACCATGATGGTTCCGGGTGAAGTCCTGTTGGTACCGAATTTCATCACGCTTACTGTTTTTGGCTGGATCGATACGTACTATGCACTCATCGTGCCATGGGTCGTAAGCGTTTTCGCCATTTTCCTTCTAAGGCAACACTTTATGACAATTCCCGATGAACTTTACGATGCTGCCAAAATCGACGGGCTATCAAAGTGGAGCTTCCTTTGGAAGATTATGGTGCCTCTCTCAAAACCGGCTGTGATCACGGGTGCTTTACTAAAATTTGTCGGAAGCTGGAACTCCTTCCTTTGGGTTCTTATCGTTACTAAAAGCCCCGAATACAGGACTTTACCTGTGGGGCTTCAGAACTTTAGTAGCGCTACGGGAACCGAATACAACCTGCTTATGGCAGCAGCTACTTTCTCAATCGTGCCGGTCGTAATGTTATTCCTCTTCACCCAGAAATACTTTATCGCTGGAATAGCGAGGAGTGGCTTGAAATAA
- a CDS encoding carbohydrate ABC transporter permease: MAYTKYSRRYWRETLQAYLFLLPSIVILGIFVFWPIGFSLVLSFFKWDYTSAEKYFIGLENYKELFRMSYPIDLNLFYALLNTVVYLFGAMLFVRLVYFISSSLTKYSKPDKKFLLPYSSLIVLFILFYITKSVKPGLSIAWLTLSVAFIGYFLFVLKKFKSDNHITMMRLRSWTTLVLSILTYIALAFWLTHPGDELISYFRLAKESSDFLKAIYNTVYYVILSVPTQIGLALVIALLLNRNIKFKNLFRTAYFIPFVTSVVAVSLVWQWMFNDQFGLLNYFLSWFEINKIAWLKEEHWTIPTIAIVSVWQHLGYTTVIFLAGLQNIDRSYYEAANVDGANAWQKFKYITWPLLSPTTFFIMIITMIGSFKIFSQIFILYQGLPGPVNKSGLTLVYYVFQKFYDEQRMGVASAAAYMLFLIILLLTFIQFRIGKKRVHYEN, translated from the coding sequence GTGGCATACACCAAGTACTCCAGGAGATATTGGCGGGAAACCCTGCAAGCTTATTTATTTCTGTTGCCCTCTATTGTTATACTTGGGATTTTCGTTTTCTGGCCGATAGGCTTTTCCCTGGTATTAAGTTTCTTCAAATGGGATTACACCAGCGCTGAAAAGTATTTCATCGGACTGGAGAACTACAAAGAGTTATTCAGAATGTCGTATCCAATCGATCTGAATCTTTTCTATGCCCTGTTGAACACAGTGGTTTACCTGTTTGGTGCGATGCTTTTTGTCAGGCTAGTTTATTTCATCTCCTCCAGCTTAACAAAATACTCCAAGCCGGACAAGAAATTTCTTCTGCCGTACAGCTCGTTGATAGTTCTTTTTATATTATTTTATATAACGAAATCAGTAAAACCCGGGCTCTCCATTGCGTGGTTAACACTTTCCGTGGCATTCATAGGTTACTTTCTTTTTGTTCTCAAAAAATTTAAAAGTGATAACCATATCACTATGATGCGTTTGAGAAGTTGGACAACGCTTGTGTTATCCATCTTAACGTACATAGCCCTTGCATTTTGGTTAACGCATCCGGGTGATGAACTGATCAGTTACTTCAGGCTTGCCAAGGAAAGTTCAGATTTCCTTAAAGCCATTTACAATACTGTTTATTACGTAATCCTTTCAGTCCCCACTCAGATTGGTCTTGCTTTGGTTATTGCCCTCTTGCTAAACAGGAACATCAAGTTCAAGAACCTTTTCAGAACGGCTTATTTCATTCCATTCGTCACTTCTGTCGTTGCTGTTTCTCTTGTGTGGCAATGGATGTTTAATGATCAGTTTGGTTTGCTGAACTACTTTTTGTCCTGGTTTGAAATAAACAAAATAGCCTGGTTAAAAGAAGAACATTGGACGATCCCGACAATTGCTATCGTCTCTGTCTGGCAACATCTGGGATATACTACGGTCATTTTCCTTGCGGGATTACAGAATATTGATCGCTCGTATTATGAAGCTGCCAATGTTGATGGAGCTAACGCTTGGCAGAAGTTCAAGTACATTACGTGGCCGTTGCTTTCACCAACCACTTTCTTCATCATGATAATCACCATGATCGGTTCTTTCAAGATCTTCTCCCAAATCTTCATTCTCTACCAGGGACTACCTGGACCAGTGAACAAGAGCGGGTTAACACTAGTATATTATGTTTTCCAGAAGTTCTACGACGAGCAAAGGATGGGGGTAGCAAGCGCGGCAGCCTATATGCTCTTTTTGATCATACTTCTGTTGACCTTTATTCAGTTCAGAATAGGTAAAAAACGGGTTCATTATGAGAACTGA